A window of the Helianthus annuus cultivar XRQ/B chromosome 4, HanXRQr2.0-SUNRISE, whole genome shotgun sequence genome harbors these coding sequences:
- the LOC110937391 gene encoding cold-regulated 413 inner membrane protein 2, chloroplastic has protein sequence MLTTTTTHTFSTSSILFCCNKPFNLHPSVHLRRPTNLHLFNPLRSFVESRGDLGMKLKLKRGFGPVCYSAPPVTATNLQWICTISSAVLMFAKGTAIQKSFLVPFIALQAPASLVSWIKGEYGIWTAFLALLVRLFFYIPGELELPFIALLMVILLPHQIANLRGRQEGVVLSLVIAAFLAFQHFTRIGSLRRAFDQGSIIATLAVLCIVTVPCVLLI, from the exons ATgttaaccaccaccaccacacacaCTTTCTCCACCTCCTCAATTCTATTCTGCTGCAATAAACCTTTCAATCTCCATCCCTCCGTACACCTCCGTCGTCCTACAAACCTCCACCTCTTTAACCCTCTCAG AAGTTTTGTTGAAAGTAGAGGTGATTTGGGGATGAAGCTTAAGTTGAAGCGAGGGTTTGGTCCTGTTTGTTACTCTGCTCCTCCTGTTACTGCAACTAATCTTCAATGGATTTGCACGATATCTTCTGC GGTTTTGATGTTTGCAAAAGGCACTGCGATTCAAAAATCCTTTCTTGTTCCTTTCATTGCTCTTCAGGCTCCTGCAAGTCTTGTGTCATGGATCAA GGGTGAATATGGAATCTGGACAGCATTCTTGGCACTTTTAGTTCGCCTTTTCTTTTACATACCTG GTGAATTGGAATTGCCATTTATAGCATTGCTAATGGTAATACTGTTACCTCACCAAATTGCAAATTTAAG AGGAAGACAAGAAGGGGTCGTTCTGTCTTTGGTTATCGCAGCATTTCTGGCTTTCCAGCATTTCACACGAATTGGCAGTTTAAGGAGGGCGTTCGACCAAGGTTCAATCATTGCCACCTTAGCCGTACTTTGTATCGTCACTGTGCCGTGCGTGCTTTTAATCTGA